The bacterium DNA segment TCTCAGGAAATACGGGAGCCGCCGCGCGAACAGGGCCAGCGGCATGATGATCCAATATCTGGCCAGGGGTATCGTTCCCCAGAATGCCAGCATGTAACCCACACCGATGGCGATACCCGGGAAAGCCAGCATCAGGGTGATGACGAAGTCGAGGGCATCCTTGCCCGGGACACGGGTGCGGACGATGACATAGGCGGCTGGAAGTCCAAAGGCGACCCCGAAGACCAGGGCCAGCCCGCTGAACAGGAAGGAGTTCTTGATCAGGGTCGGGCTTTCCAGAAGGATGAGCCTGAAATTATCGAGGGTCCAGTAGGTGGGAAACGGCTCAAAGACCCATCTTCTGGAAAAAGCGGATAGCCCCAGGACGATGGGGATCAGCAGGACAATGACGGCAATAAAGATCAGGTATGCGTATGCGCCCGTTTTAAGCAGCGGGCCCGGCTCGATCACCCTGCCTTCCGACGTTGTTCCCTTCGAGAGGCCGGTATACTTTTTCTTTTCGACCCACCACCGGACGAGCAAAAAGAGGGAAATGCAGAAAACAGCCGAAACAACCACCGCTACGATCCCCATGTACTTGCGGTGCATGTCCGTAAAGTGATAGGCGATGTTGATGTAGGCGACCGAGGGCAGGAGATCCGTCTGCCCCAGGATCATCGGTGTGAGCCAGTCCGTAAAGGGCCACAGGAACACGAGGACGGCACCCGCCAGATAGCTCGGGGTACACAGAGGCAGCGTTATTGTGATGAACCTCTTAAAGCCGCTGGCTCCCTCGACTTCAGCGGCCTCTTCAAAGGAAGGGTCGATGTTGGTGAAGCCCGCCGAAAGGCCGAGGACGATGAAAGGAAGCATGTGCAGGGATTGAACGAACACCAG contains these protein-coding regions:
- a CDS encoding iron ABC transporter permease; this translates as MSRGNIILAALLWSIIAFLILYPVSILMQESFTITGTDGWGISNYLEFFKDTYYLKTFGKTLLLSTLLLLTTTLFGVPLAYILARYRHRGKTVFTALILLPIVLPAFAGVFAFIIFFGKYGTMNLLLMNTGLIETPVNFIYGLHGLVFVQSLHMLPFIVLGLSAGFTNIDPSFEEAAEVEGASGFKRFITITLPLCTPSYLAGAVLVFLWPFTDWLTPMILGQTDLLPSVAYINIAYHFTDMHRKYMGIVAVVVSAVFCISLFLLVRWWVEKKKYTGLSKGTTSEGRVIEPGPLLKTGAYAYLIFIAVIVLLIPIVLGLSAFSRRWVFEPFPTYWTLDNFRLILLESPTLIKNSFLFSGLALVFGVAFGLPAAYVIVRTRVPGKDALDFVITLMLAFPGIAIGVGYMLAFWGTIPLARYWIIMPLALFARRLPYFLRMAHASYLQLDVSLEEAAEVSGAGRLRTFMTISLPLLLKGVLVGVMMFFIMAFQEISTAIFLYRGGWETLPIGIYLNWHRGMEFGIAAAMAFLMIVITFVLLLIASRIGGNMLKAAWSTDE